The sequence CCAACCTTTTACTGGGAATTCCACTGAATCACCCAGCCGTTTATATTTTCATTTTCGGGTCAACCATTTTACAGTATAACCTGCATTATCTCTTTAAAAAGGGCATTGGGCTCTTGTCTGACCGGGATACATGGTCCGCCAGAAACAGGATCACCCAGAAAATCCTCATCTGCCTTGGCGCCGTTCTTATTGCCATTTCAGTGGGCTGGCTAGAATCGCGGCATTTTGTGGTGATGGTCGTTTTGGCCCTGCTGGCTTCCTTGTATTCCCTCCCTTTACTACCCTTTAAAAGAAGGCGGCTGAAAGAGTATGGCCTTTTGAAAATTACCCTGCTTTCACTCGAGTGGACACTTGTTACCGTTTGGTTCCCGGCAGACCAATACGGTATAGACCCTACCAGCTACTGGCTGGTCTTTGTGAGGCGCTTTATTTTCATGTTTGTATTGTGCCTGAGTTTCGATATCCGCGATATGCAATCAGACTTTAAAGCGGGGATCAGGACCATGCCTGTTCGTTTAGGGAAAAACACCGCTTACAAGGTAGCGGATTGGGGATTAATCCTGTTTACCCTTCTTTCCATATGGCAGCTTACACATTCAGGAAATTTCATTTTTTTTCATGCAATGGTGTTGTCGGCCCTGGTTACCAAATGGATGGTGGAACAAACCAAAAAGTCGGATAGTGAATACCTTTACCTGGCCGGCGTAGATGGAATGATGCTTTTACAGGCGTTGTTAGTGGCAATTGGAACCATCTAGTCTTTATCTTTGACACTAAACAGTTAGGAAATGGCAAAAAGCAAAGCAGTAAAAAAAACACCCTCAATTTTAACCGAAAAATCGCACGAATTCCTTCGTGCCTACCTGAATACGCCATCCCCGGTTGGGTTTGAAAGTGCCGGACAAAGAGTTTGGCTTGAATACCTGAAGCCATATGTAGACAGCCATTTTGCTGACCCATATGGAACAGTGGTTGGTGTAATAAATGCTGAGGCCCCTTTTAAAGTAGTGATAGAAGCTCATGCCGATGAAATCAGTTGGTTCGTGAATTATATTACACCGGAGGGATTGATTTACCTTAAAAGGAACGGGGGGGTAGACCACCAGATCGCACCAGCCCAAAGAGTGTTCATACATGGTAAAAAAGGACCGGTGAAGGCAGTATTCGGATGGCCGGCAATCCATACCCGGATGGCCAGTGCAGACCAGAAAGAACCTGCCCCCAAAGTGGATAATTTGTTTCTGGATTGTGGTGCCCGCAACAAAAAAGAAGTGGAAGAACTTGGCGTCCATGTTGGATCTGTAGTCACTTACCAGGATGGCTTTGATGAACTGGCCCATGATTATTATATCGCCCGCGCTTTCGATAACCGAATTGGCGGATTCATGATTGCAGAAGTAGCCAGGCTCCTGAAGGAAAAGAAAAAGAAACTTCCATTCGGATTATATGTGGTCAATGCTGTCCAGGAAGAAATCGGGCTGCGGGGTGCTGAAATGATTGCCCGTCGCATAAAACCTGATATCGCCATCATTACTGATGTAACCCACGATACATCAACACCCATGATCAGTAAAATCATTGAAGGGGATGTGGTTTGCGGAAAAGGCCCGTCACCCACCTATGGTCCAGCTGTGCATGTTAAGTTATTGCACCTGGTACAATCGGTTGCTGAAAAGGCGAAGATCCCATTGCAGATGCGTACGGTTAGCCGGAGCACTGGAACGGATACCGACTCTTTTGCCTATGCGAATGATGGCTGTCCTTCAGTGCTGATTTCTATTCCGCTTCGATATATGCATACCACTGTTGAAATGCTGCATAAAAATGATATAGAACAAACGATCCGGTTGATGTATGAGACATTGCTGGAACTGACCCCTAAAACAAACCTAAAGTACCTGTAATGCTGCATTGTTTTTTATATGTAGACCCAGGCAGTGGCAGTTACCTCATCCAGATGATCATTGCGGCTGTGCTGGGTGCATTGTTTTATTTTAAGAATATCTGGTGGAGAATTAGGACATTTTTTGGGCGCAAAAGGGGGGATGCACCAACCAAGTCAAATGAGTTGAATGACTAATTATACCAGAGAAGCTGCTTCTTTCAAAGATCCTTCAGGATTTATATTTCGGGATGGAGGACAAGTACTAAGGCAGGTAAATCAGGCAGGCGCGGGTTTTTATGATTTATTAATGGATTCTGGTTTATATGCGGATTTAATACAAAAAGGTTGGCTTATCAGCCACCAGGAATTGCCAGGACATCCTGGATATAATCAAAATGCATATAAAATTCTGCTGCCCCAACAAATTCCATTTATCAGCTACCCTTATGAATGGAGTTTTGATATGTTAAAGGATGCGGCATTGCTGACCCTGAAGATTAATCAGACTGCTATTCAGTTTGGAATGGTTTTAAAAGACGCATCAGCATATAATATCCAGTTTCAAAGCGGTAAGCCATTGTTTATTGACACACTGTCATTTGAAAAATATGATGCGCGTCAGCCATGGATTGCATACCGTCAATTTTGCCAGCATTTTTTGTTTCCACTATTGATTGTTCATTATAAGGGAATAGATGCACAACGGTGGCTATGCCAATACCTGGATGGCATTCCGGTGGATATTACTGTAAGAATATTACCTTTTTCTACAAGGTTCAGGTTGAATACAATGCTTCATGTCCATCTGCAAAATAAAGTCAGTAAGCAGTCCGCTGGCAATCCGGATTCAGGTGGGTTTTCTAAGAAAAAGATGATCCATTTGCTGACCAACCTTCATGAAATGGTTCAGGATATTAAGTTGCCTCTGTCGAAAACGACCTGGCGAGATTATTATGATAATACAATTCTTAGCAAAGCGTATTTAAAAGAAAAAGAATCTGTGCTGGTTAGTTATTTATCTGATCTTAACATCTGTGACGCAGTAGACCTCGGTTCAAATAACGGTTATTTTTCACAACTTCTGGCTTCCCGGAAAATAGATGTTTTGGCAGTTGATGCTGATTATAAAGCGATAAATGATTTGTACGTTCAATGCAAATCAGATCAACTTTCAAACATATTGCCTTTGATCATTGATATTTGTAATCCACCCGCGGGGATTGGCTGGATGAATAAAGAAAGGGTTTCATTTCTGAACAGATGCCAGGCAAGCCTTGTATTGGCACTGGCCCTCGTGCATCATTTATATTTTACCTACAATATTCCATTGCCTGAGATTCTGCATTTTTTGAATGCTGTTTCTACATTTTATGTAATTGTGGAGTTTGTTTTTATTGCCGATAAAAAAGTCAGCATTGTCAGTGCTGGAAAAGAGTCATTGATTGATCTATATACAATAAATAATTTCGAGGAAGCCTGCATCAAACATTTTACAATAGTAAAGAAAAATGAAATTATTTCCGGTGACAGGATTTTATACTTACTTAAAAAAAACAATTGATTAGATGATTTACCTGCCAAATTGTCTG comes from Flavihumibacter fluvii and encodes:
- a CDS encoding UbiA family prenyltransferase, encoding MNSAPLKKTVDFLLFGAVFIAICAVALSIETNLLLGIPLNHPAVYIFIFGSTILQYNLHYLFKKGIGLLSDRDTWSARNRITQKILICLGAVLIAISVGWLESRHFVVMVVLALLASLYSLPLLPFKRRRLKEYGLLKITLLSLEWTLVTVWFPADQYGIDPTSYWLVFVRRFIFMFVLCLSFDIRDMQSDFKAGIRTMPVRLGKNTAYKVADWGLILFTLLSIWQLTHSGNFIFFHAMVLSALVTKWMVEQTKKSDSEYLYLAGVDGMMLLQALLVAIGTI
- a CDS encoding M42 family metallopeptidase, which encodes MAKSKAVKKTPSILTEKSHEFLRAYLNTPSPVGFESAGQRVWLEYLKPYVDSHFADPYGTVVGVINAEAPFKVVIEAHADEISWFVNYITPEGLIYLKRNGGVDHQIAPAQRVFIHGKKGPVKAVFGWPAIHTRMASADQKEPAPKVDNLFLDCGARNKKEVEELGVHVGSVVTYQDGFDELAHDYYIARAFDNRIGGFMIAEVARLLKEKKKKLPFGLYVVNAVQEEIGLRGAEMIARRIKPDIAIITDVTHDTSTPMISKIIEGDVVCGKGPSPTYGPAVHVKLLHLVQSVAEKAKIPLQMRTVSRSTGTDTDSFAYANDGCPSVLISIPLRYMHTTVEMLHKNDIEQTIRLMYETLLELTPKTNLKYL